The following nucleotide sequence is from Halomonas chromatireducens.
CCGTGTCGAGAGCCGTGAACCCGATGTGCGTACCGTATTCGTGCGCAACGACGACTACTGGGGCATCGACCACTACCCGCTGGAAATTTCCCGCCTGGTATTCACGCCCATCGAGTCGGCCTCAACCCGTGTGGCGGCGCTGCTCTCCGGCGAAGTCGACTTCCTGCAGGAGACGCCGGTTCAGGACATCGAACGCCTGGGCAGTGCCGACGGTCTCAAGAACGAGCAGGGCGCGGAAAACCGCACGATCTTCCTCGGCATGCAGATGGGGGCGGCAACCCTGGAAACCGCCGATACCGACGACAACCCCTTTGCCGACCGTCGTGTGCGCGAGGCCATCAACCTGGCGGTGGACGCCACCACCATCCAGACGGCGGTGATGCGCGGTAACTCCGAGCCCGCCGGCATGATCGCCCCGCCCTTCGTCAACGGCTACACCGAAGAGATGGACGAAGTGCTGCCCGCCGACCTCGACCGTGCCAACGAGCTGATGGCGGAAGCAGGCTATGGTGACGGCTTCCGCGTCACCCTGCAGTGCCCCAACGACCGCTACGTCAATGACGAGCAGATCTGCCAAGCAGTGGTCAGCATGCTGGCGCGCATCGGGATTACCGTGGATCTGGCGGCCCAGACCCGCTCGCTGCACTTCGCGGAGCTGGCCCGTGGCGAGTATGACTTCTACATGCTGGGCTGGGGTGTGCCCACCATGGATTCGGAATACGTCTTCAACTATCTCTACCACACCAAGCAGGACGACCTCGGCACCTGGAACTTCACCGGTTACTCCGATGAGCGTGTCGATGAGCTGACCGTGGCCATGGGCCAGGAGACCGACGAGGAAGCGCGCAACGAGATGATCGCGGAAGCGTGGCAGATCGTGCATGACGAGATCGTCTATATCCCGATCCACCACCAGATGCTGACCTGGTCGATGCGTGACGATATCGACTTCCAGGTGCAGAGCGAGAATACGCCGCACTTCAAGTACCTGCGTTTCAACAACTAAGTCAACGATGCAAACCAGCCCCCCGGCCGCCACAAGCGCCCGGGGGGCTAACTAATGTGGTAATCCCATGCTTGCATTTCTAATACAGCGTGTACTGCAGGCCATCTTCGTGATGTTTGTGGTCGCGCTCATCTCGTTCTCGTTGTTCCACTACGTGGGCGACCCGGTGCTCAACATGCTGGGGCAGGAGGCCACCGAGGCCGATCGTGCCGCGTTGCGGGCACGCCTGGGTCTCGATCAGCCGGTAGTGGTGCAGTTCTATCATTTCATCGTCAATGCCGCCCAGTTCGAGTTCGGCATTTCCTACCGCTCGGCGCGACCGGTCACCGATCTGATCATTGAGCGCCTGCCGGCGACCCTGGAGCTGGCCATCATCTCGGCGATCTTCGCCGTGGTTATGGGCATCGGCCTGGGTATCTACACGGCCCTGCGCCGTCGCAGCTGGCTGTCGCGCTTCATCATGACCGCCTCGCTGATCGGCGTATCGCTGCCCACCTTCCTCATCGGGGTGCTGCTGATCTATCTGTTCGCCGTGGAGCTGGGCTGGCTGCCTGCCTTCGGCCGTGGGCAAACGGTGCGTATCGGCGACTGGTGGACCACCGGGTTATTGACTTCGAGCGGGCTGCGTTCGCTGATCCTGCCGGCGATCACCCTGGGGCTGTTCCAGCTGACCCTGATCATGCGTCTGGTGCGTGCCGAAATGCTCGAGGTGCTCAGCACCGACTACATCAAGTTCGCCCGGGCCCGGGGGCTGTCGGATCGGGTGGTCAACCTGCGCCACGCGCTGAAGAACACGCTGATCCCGGTGATTACCATCATCGGCCTGCAGCTCGGCACCATTATCGCCTTCGCCATCATCACCGAGACGGTGTTCCAGTGGCCCGGTGTCGGTGCGCTGTTCATCACCGCCGTGCGCTTCGTCGACGTGCCGGTCATGGCCGCCTACCTGATGATGATCGCGCTGGTGTTCGTGGTCATCAACCTGGTGGTGGACCTGCTCTACTACGCCGTCGATCCGCGCCTGCGCGCGCAGGGAGGTGGCAAATGAGCCAGGAACTTCAACGCGCCGAGTCGACCCCGGTGGCGCCCAAGCCGCCGGGCAAGCTGCGCACTTTCCTCGACAGCGACATCGTCCATTCCTGGAAGAACCAGCCGGTTGTCATTGTGGCTACCCTGGTGACGCTGATCATGTTCGCCGCGGCCCTGTTTGCGCCCTGGATCGCGCCGCAGAACCCCTTCGATCCGCGCCAGCTGGAGCTGATCGATGCCTTCACGCCGCCGCTGACGACGTCGGACTTCACAGGCAACTTCTACCTGCTGGGCAGCGACAGCCAGGGGCGGGACGTCTTCTCGGCGATTCTCTACGGCTCGCGCATCTCATTGCTGGTGGGCTTTGCGGCGGTGATCTTCGCCCTGGCGCTGGGTACCGCCCTGGGGCTGATGGCGGGTTTCCGCGGCGGCTGGCGCGATGCCCTGATCATGCGCATCGCCGATGTGCAGCTGACTTTCCCTTCGATCCTCATGGCATTGCTGATCTTCGGCGTGATCCGCGGTTTCCTGCCGCGTTCGATGCACGCCGAGGTGGCGATCATCGTGCTGATCATCGCCATCGGGCTCTCCGACTGGGTGCAGTACGCCAGGGCGGTGCGCGGGGCGACCATGGTGGAGAAGAACAAGGAATACGTTCAGGCGGCCCGGGTGATCGGCCTGCCGGCGCGCAAGCTGCTGTTCCAGCACATCCTGCCCAACGTGATGCGACCGGTGCTGGTCATCGGCACCATCGGCCTGGCGCTGGCGATCATCGCCGAGGCCACGCTGTCCTTCCTGGGGGTCGGCATGCCGGCCACTCAGCCGAGCCTGGGGACCCTGATCCGGGTTGGCCAGGATTACATGTTCTCGGGAGAGTGGTGGATCCTGCTCTTCCCCGGGGTGGCGCTGCTGATGCTGGCGCTCTCCGTCAACCTGCTGGGAGATTGGTTGCGTGACATCCTCAACCCCAAGCTCCGATAAGAAAGGCGCCGTTACCCATGCCGGCCCAGGTGAACAGAGCGGCCAGTCGCCGAGCCACAAGTTCGACGATGCGACGCTTCAGCAAGAACCGGTACTCAGCGTGCGCCATATGCGGGTGGAGTTTCCCACCCGCCACGGCACCCTGGTGGCGTTGGACGACGTCTCCTTCGATATCGCCCCCGGCGAGGTGCTGGGCGTGGTGGGTGAATCCGGTGCCGGCAAGTCGATGACCGGCAACGCCGTGATCCAGCTGCTGGAACCCCCGGGCCGTATTGCCGAGGGCGAGGTCTACCTCTCCGGCAAGCGTATCGACACCCGGGCGGAGGAGGACTTCGTGCCGTTGCGCGGCCGCCATATCGGCATGATCTTCCAGGACCCGCTGACCAGCCTCAATCCGCTGTTCTCCATTGGCGACCAGTTGATCGAGACCATCCGCACCCACCTGCCGATGAACGAGAAGCAGGCCCGCGAGGAGGCCTTGAAGCTGCTGCGGGAGGTGGGAATCCCGGCGGCGGAAGAGCGGCTGAACAGCTACCCGCACCAGTTCTCCGGTGGCATGCGTCAGCGGGTGGTGATCGCCCTGGCGCTGGCGGCGCGGCCCGAGTTCATCATTGCCGACGAACCCACCACGGCGCTGGACGTTTCGGTGCAGGCGCAGATACTCGCCCTGCTCAAGCGGCTCTGCGCCGACCACGGCACCGCAGTGATGCTGGTCACCCATGATATGGGGGTCATCGCCGAGACCGCCGATCGCGTGGCGGTGATGTATGCCGGCCGGCTGATCGAGATCGGCCCCGTGGAGGAGGTGATCCGCAGCCCCCAGCACCCCTACACCAGGGGCTTGATGGCCTCGATCCCGGGTATCGAGAAGAGCCTCCATCGGCTCTATCAGATCGAGGGTTCCATGCCACGGCTGGCGGCCATTCCCCCCGGCTGCGCCTTCAACCCACGCTGTCCCCACGCCCAGGAGCGCTGCCGCAGCGAACGGCCCGACCTGATGCCGGCAGGCGCCGGCCGGGCCGCCTGCTGGCTGCACGACCCCGTCGATCCGCTTCCCCGTCTCGACGAGAACGATACACAGGAGCATGCCCATGTGCGCTGACACGGCGATCAAGCAGCCGCCGTCACCGGCGAGCGGCGACGTTCTTCTGGAGGCTCGGGACCTGGCGCGCCACTTCGACGTTTCCAAGCCCTGGCTCAACCGGGTGCTGGAGCGCAGCGAGAAGCTGTCGCTCAAGGCGGTGGATGGCGTGAGCTTCTCCATCCGGCGCGGCGAGACCGTGGCCCTGGTCGGCGAGTCCGGCTGCGGCAAGTCAACGGTGGCCCGGCTGGTGGTGGGGCTGTACGGCCTGACCCGGGGCAGCCTCGTCTTCGACGGCGAGGACATTAGCGACCTGGCGAACCGTACCGGCCGCCAGGCGGCCAGCCTGCGCAAGCGTTTCCAGATGATCTTCCAGGACCCCTACGCCAGCCTCAACCCGCTCTGGCGCGTTGGCACTATCATCGGCGAGCCGCTGCGCTTCTTTCGCCCCGAGATGAGCAGTGCCGACCGCCGCCGCCGCGTGGGCGAGCTGCTCGAACAGGTGGGCATGTCCCCCATGGATGCGCTGCGTTACCCCCACGAGTTCTCCGGCGGCCAGCGCCAGCGCATCTCCATCGCCCGGGCGCTCTCCAACGAGCCGGAGTTCATGATCTGCGACGAACCCACCTCGGCACTGGATGTCTCGGTGCAGGCGCAGATCCTCAACCTGATGCGCGACCTGCAGGACGAGTACGGCCTGACCTACCTGTTCATCAGCCACGACATGGCGGTGGTCAAGCACATGTCGGACCGTATCGCGGTGATGTACCTGGGACGCATCGCCGAGATCGCTCCCTCCGACCAGCTCTTCGCCAACCCGCATCACCCCTACTCGAAGATGCTGCTGGCCGCGGTGCCGTCGCTGGAAGGAGGCGGCAAGGAGCGCACCACGATCCAGGGCGAGGTGCCCAACCCGGTGCATCCGCCCTCGGGCTGCGCCTTCCATCCGCGCTGCCCCCATGCCAACGCGCGCTGCAAGGCGGAGGTGCCGCTGCTGATCGCCCGCGACGACGGCAGCGAAGTGGCCTGCCACGGCGTCGAGGAGGGGCGTATCGAGTGAGACGCCGCGACTGATGCTGGAGCTGCTCTCGCCGCTGTCGGGCGGGCTCAACCTGGGGCTGGTGGCGTTGTCGGCACTGACCTCGGCGCTCTCCGCCGCGGCCGGCATCGGTGGCGGTACGCTGTTGATCATCGTCATGGCCCAGGTGATGCCGGCCACGGCGCTGATTCCGGTACACGGCATGGTTCAGCTCGGCTCCAACGGTGGCAGGGCGGTGATGACCCGGCGTCATATCCGGATGCCCGTGATCGCCGCCTTCCTGCCCGGCGTGGTCGTGGGTGCGCTGGTAGCGGCCTGGCTCCTGGTTCGCCTGCCGCCAGGCGTGCTGGAACTCTGTATCGCCGCCTTCGTGCTCTACTCCTGCTGGGGGCCGGGCCTGCCCCAGCGGGCGGTGGGGCGCACGGGTACCGTGATCGCCGGTGCGGTGACGACGCTGCTCTCCAGCCTGGTGGGGGCCAGCGGCCCACTGGTGGCCTCCTTCATCAAGCAGGGCATCGCCGAGCGGCTGCCGCGGGTGGCCACCTTCGCCACCTGCATGACGCTGCAGCACCTCACCAAGGCCTTCGTTTTCGGCTTCGCCGGCTTCGTCTTCCGCGACTGGCTCTGGCTGATCCTGGCCATGGTGGCGGCCGGTGTGGTGGGCACCTGGGCGGGACTGCGGCTACTGCATCGCGTGACCGATCATCGCTTCGATGTCCTCTTCAAGTGGACCCTGACCCTGCTCGCCCTGCGGCTGATCTGGCTGGGGGGCGAACGCCTGCTGGGGACTTGAACGCGTCAGCGCAATGCAGTGCCCGCAAGGAAGGTGTTGGCAACAAAAGCCCCGGCCGGGCCGGGGCAAGCGGTTGAGGTAAGCAGCACTAGTCGTTGCTGTCAGAACTCGTAGGTGGCGGATAGCCAGAAGCTGCGGCCGTCCAGGGCGACGCCATCGGTGGCGCGGCCGGTCTGGGTAAAGCGATAGGCCTGGTAGGTATCGCCCTGCCACTCGTAGCTGTCGGCCGCGCCGAAGTCCTTGTCGAGCAGGTTGTAGATCGTGCCGGTCAGGCGGACCTGATCGGTGAACCGATAGGTGGTGCGCAGGTGAAACAGCTCGTAGCCATCCAGCGTGTTGCCCACCTGCTCGTACATCGCCAGGTTCTGTCCGCTCTCCGGTATGCCGTCG
It contains:
- a CDS encoding ABC transporter permease; translation: MSQELQRAESTPVAPKPPGKLRTFLDSDIVHSWKNQPVVIVATLVTLIMFAAALFAPWIAPQNPFDPRQLELIDAFTPPLTTSDFTGNFYLLGSDSQGRDVFSAILYGSRISLLVGFAAVIFALALGTALGLMAGFRGGWRDALIMRIADVQLTFPSILMALLIFGVIRGFLPRSMHAEVAIIVLIIAIGLSDWVQYARAVRGATMVEKNKEYVQAARVIGLPARKLLFQHILPNVMRPVLVIGTIGLALAIIAEATLSFLGVGMPATQPSLGTLIRVGQDYMFSGEWWILLFPGVALLMLALSVNLLGDWLRDILNPKLR
- a CDS encoding ABC transporter ATP-binding protein, which codes for MTSSTPSSDKKGAVTHAGPGEQSGQSPSHKFDDATLQQEPVLSVRHMRVEFPTRHGTLVALDDVSFDIAPGEVLGVVGESGAGKSMTGNAVIQLLEPPGRIAEGEVYLSGKRIDTRAEEDFVPLRGRHIGMIFQDPLTSLNPLFSIGDQLIETIRTHLPMNEKQAREEALKLLREVGIPAAEERLNSYPHQFSGGMRQRVVIALALAARPEFIIADEPTTALDVSVQAQILALLKRLCADHGTAVMLVTHDMGVIAETADRVAVMYAGRLIEIGPVEEVIRSPQHPYTRGLMASIPGIEKSLHRLYQIEGSMPRLAAIPPGCAFNPRCPHAQERCRSERPDLMPAGAGRAACWLHDPVDPLPRLDENDTQEHAHVR
- a CDS encoding ABC transporter substrate-binding protein, whose amino-acid sequence is MLLKKTLLASAVIGAMLATAAHAETLRWTRSADSLTMDPHSQNEGPTHSVNHQIFDTLLYQDMDVEYQPGLATEWHVKEDEPTVWVFKIREGVTFHEGQSLTADDVVFSLNRARHEHADMRGLLTSISEVRATDDFTVEVVTHEPNPLLPNNLTNLFIMSREWAEEHGVEEPQNYAAGEETHAVRNANGTGPFRVESREPDVRTVFVRNDDYWGIDHYPLEISRLVFTPIESASTRVAALLSGEVDFLQETPVQDIERLGSADGLKNEQGAENRTIFLGMQMGAATLETADTDDNPFADRRVREAINLAVDATTIQTAVMRGNSEPAGMIAPPFVNGYTEEMDEVLPADLDRANELMAEAGYGDGFRVTLQCPNDRYVNDEQICQAVVSMLARIGITVDLAAQTRSLHFAELARGEYDFYMLGWGVPTMDSEYVFNYLYHTKQDDLGTWNFTGYSDERVDELTVAMGQETDEEARNEMIAEAWQIVHDEIVYIPIHHQMLTWSMRDDIDFQVQSENTPHFKYLRFNN
- a CDS encoding ABC transporter permease, which translates into the protein MLAFLIQRVLQAIFVMFVVALISFSLFHYVGDPVLNMLGQEATEADRAALRARLGLDQPVVVQFYHFIVNAAQFEFGISYRSARPVTDLIIERLPATLELAIISAIFAVVMGIGLGIYTALRRRSWLSRFIMTASLIGVSLPTFLIGVLLIYLFAVELGWLPAFGRGQTVRIGDWWTTGLLTSSGLRSLILPAITLGLFQLTLIMRLVRAEMLEVLSTDYIKFARARGLSDRVVNLRHALKNTLIPVITIIGLQLGTIIAFAIITETVFQWPGVGALFITAVRFVDVPVMAAYLMMIALVFVVINLVVDLLYYAVDPRLRAQGGGK
- a CDS encoding ABC transporter ATP-binding protein — encoded protein: MCADTAIKQPPSPASGDVLLEARDLARHFDVSKPWLNRVLERSEKLSLKAVDGVSFSIRRGETVALVGESGCGKSTVARLVVGLYGLTRGSLVFDGEDISDLANRTGRQAASLRKRFQMIFQDPYASLNPLWRVGTIIGEPLRFFRPEMSSADRRRRVGELLEQVGMSPMDALRYPHEFSGGQRQRISIARALSNEPEFMICDEPTSALDVSVQAQILNLMRDLQDEYGLTYLFISHDMAVVKHMSDRIAVMYLGRIAEIAPSDQLFANPHHPYSKMLLAAVPSLEGGGKERTTIQGEVPNPVHPPSGCAFHPRCPHANARCKAEVPLLIARDDGSEVACHGVEEGRIE
- a CDS encoding sulfite exporter TauE/SafE family protein, which gives rise to MLELLSPLSGGLNLGLVALSALTSALSAAAGIGGGTLLIIVMAQVMPATALIPVHGMVQLGSNGGRAVMTRRHIRMPVIAAFLPGVVVGALVAAWLLVRLPPGVLELCIAAFVLYSCWGPGLPQRAVGRTGTVIAGAVTTLLSSLVGASGPLVASFIKQGIAERLPRVATFATCMTLQHLTKAFVFGFAGFVFRDWLWLILAMVAAGVVGTWAGLRLLHRVTDHRFDVLFKWTLTLLALRLIWLGGERLLGT